Proteins encoded within one genomic window of Gadus macrocephalus chromosome 16, ASM3116895v1:
- the lim2.3 gene encoding lens intrinsic membrane protein 2.3, translated as MYSFMGGGLFCAGMGNILLMISTATDYWMQYRHSNNYMHQGLWRYCVPGKCMTHTDSIAYWDATRAFMILSVLACFIGLVIGVMAFIHYSSFDGFDKTFAAGIFFFISCFFVLLAMAVYTGVTVNYFGKRYGNWRFSWSYIMGWVAVVLTFFSGIFYMCAYRMHECPRNTNSR; from the exons ATGTACAGCTTCATGGGTGGAGGGCTGTTCTGTGCCGGCATGGGGAACATACTCCTCATGATCTCCACGGCAACCGACTACTGGATGCAGTACCGTCACTCCAACAACTATATGCACCAGGGCCTCTGGCGATACTGTGTGCCTGGGAAATgcatgacacacacagatagcatcG CTTACTGGGACGCTACCAGAGCCTTCATGATCCTCTCCGTGCTGGCGTGTTTCATCGGGCTCGTCATCGGCGTCATGGCCTTCATCCACTACTCCTCGTTCGACGGATTTGACAAGACCTTCGCAGCTGgtatcttcttcttcatctcat GCTTCTTTGTACTGCTGGCGATGGCTGTATACACAGGGGTCACGGTGAACTACTTTGGGAAACGCTATGGAAACTGGCGATTTTCCTGGTCCTACATTATGGGCTGGGTGGCCGTGGTACTCACTTTCTTCTCAG GTATCTTCTACATGTGTGCCTACCGAATGCATGAATGCCCAAGAAACACCAACTCGCGCTGA